The Leptospira sp. WS39.C2 genome contains a region encoding:
- a CDS encoding MaoC/PaaZ C-terminal domain-containing protein has protein sequence MAKIQFDKVEVGQTLPPLDIPVIEHANLVRYAGASGDFNPIHNDPDFARKAGLDGTISHGMYVMAQVGRLCTSWAEQKDIAYFGVTFKAMTKLGEKLTIVGTIKKKFEKDGKKTVTVLVEAKNEAGEVKAGGDLVVNAV, from the coding sequence ATGGCAAAAATTCAATTTGATAAAGTAGAAGTTGGTCAAACTCTCCCTCCACTCGATATCCCAGTCATCGAACATGCAAATTTAGTTCGTTATGCGGGAGCATCTGGAGATTTTAACCCAATCCACAACGATCCTGATTTCGCAAGAAAAGCAGGACTCGATGGAACCATTTCACATGGTATGTATGTAATGGCACAAGTGGGTAGGCTCTGTACTTCTTGGGCTGAACAAAAAGACATCGCCTATTTTGGTGTGACTTTCAAAGCCATGACGAAACTAGGTGAAAAACTCACGATTGTGGGAACCATCAAAAAGAAATTTGAAAAAGATGGTAAAAAAACAGTTACCGTACTCGTAGAAGCAAAAAACGAAGCTGGTGAAGTAAAAGCCGGTGGAGATTTAGTAGTTAACGCAGTATAA
- a CDS encoding PH domain-containing protein, with protein MLSENTVKSQIVSLIAHLPHINIDILYLYVPEFKILYQYLEDTEVIKGYTISILETKKKRYSGGKWLLVLTNKKFHLFRNPTLGEPTHIPIEFNLIQICTTKKGWFFGKIYLETLDETFGLIQVGKKDYSFFLPVLTPHLK; from the coding sequence ATGCTAAGCGAAAACACAGTCAAATCACAAATTGTTTCCCTCATTGCCCACCTTCCCCATATCAACATAGATATTTTATATCTCTATGTGCCTGAATTCAAAATCCTCTACCAATACTTAGAAGATACGGAAGTCATCAAAGGTTATACCATAAGTATTTTGGAAACCAAAAAGAAAAGATATAGCGGGGGGAAATGGTTACTCGTTCTAACAAATAAAAAATTCCATTTGTTTCGGAATCCAACGTTAGGTGAACCAACGCATATCCCAATCGAATTCAATTTGATTCAAATATGTACTACAAAAAAAGGTTGGTTCTTCGGAAAAATCTATTTGGAAACTCTGGATGAAACATTCGGTTTGATCCAAGTCGGCAAAAAGGATTATTCCTTCTTTTTGCCAGTGCTAACACCGCATTTAAAATAA
- a CDS encoding WG repeat-containing protein, protein MLQKYFFISFLLMTGSLFSQTKGFTSFEENGLFGFKDKKGKVIIKPQYEQAMEFTKSSVAFVVSKNKWICIDSKNKPLLESFIYDNGPDYIVETLARYVENGKMGFHNERCQKVIEAKFDFVYPFENGYAIVCNGCESKKEEEHSRIVGGKYGIINKKGKIVIPIEYEAILNIDAKRRSAEMKQDGKILNVKLK, encoded by the coding sequence ATGTTACAAAAGTATTTTTTCATTTCGTTTTTGTTGATGACTGGTTCCTTGTTTTCCCAAACCAAAGGTTTCACCTCTTTTGAAGAAAACGGTTTGTTTGGTTTCAAAGATAAAAAAGGGAAAGTGATCATCAAACCTCAATACGAACAAGCCATGGAATTTACAAAATCGAGTGTCGCCTTTGTTGTTTCGAAAAACAAATGGATTTGTATCGACTCGAAGAACAAACCTTTATTAGAAAGTTTTATCTATGACAATGGACCTGACTACATTGTTGAAACGCTCGCACGGTATGTCGAAAATGGAAAGATGGGTTTTCATAATGAACGTTGCCAAAAGGTCATCGAGGCAAAGTTTGATTTTGTTTACCCTTTTGAAAATGGATATGCGATTGTTTGTAACGGATGTGAGTCAAAAAAAGAAGAAGAACATAGCCGGATCGTGGGTGGGAAGTACGGAATCATAAACAAAAAAGGCAAAATTGTCATTCCTATTGAGTATGAAGCGATCTTAAACATTGATGCGAAAAGACGTTCTGCGGAAATGAAGCAGGATGGGAAAATTTTGAATGTGAAATTGAAGTAA
- a CDS encoding M15 family metallopeptidase — MKRMTTAICIGISFFSLVGEPKENKLIVLDRKAYVQSVQKNPNKELINLEKKIPAIVLDIKYATEDNFTGKKIYNKAKAYARKPVAEALGKAQNEFLKLGYSIQIYDAYRPYRATVTFYEIVKDTRYVASPKTGSRHNKGCAIDLTLVDTKTKRELKMPTKYDSFEKAAWAEAPVSDPIVKKNREILIQVLSQYGFRVNKTEWWHFDFLDCVGFEVLDIPFEGLED, encoded by the coding sequence ATGAAACGGATGACTACAGCCATTTGTATAGGAATTTCTTTTTTCTCTTTGGTTGGCGAACCCAAGGAAAACAAACTGATTGTTTTGGATCGTAAAGCATACGTACAATCCGTGCAAAAAAATCCAAATAAAGAACTCATTAACTTAGAAAAGAAAATTCCTGCTATTGTTTTAGATATCAAATACGCAACGGAGGATAATTTTACAGGGAAAAAGATTTACAACAAAGCAAAAGCTTATGCCAGAAAACCCGTTGCCGAAGCTTTAGGAAAAGCACAAAATGAATTTTTAAAACTTGGGTATTCCATCCAAATTTATGATGCTTATCGGCCTTACCGAGCAACGGTTACTTTTTATGAAATCGTAAAAGATACCCGTTATGTTGCCTCGCCCAAAACGGGATCAAGGCATAACAAAGGTTGTGCGATTGATCTCACCTTAGTGGATACAAAAACAAAAAGGGAACTCAAAATGCCAACCAAATATGATTCCTTTGAAAAAGCAGCTTGGGCAGAGGCACCAGTTTCTGATCCAATCGTCAAAAAAAACCGTGAAATATTGATTCAAGTTTTGTCTCAATACGGCTTTCGTGTGAACAAAACTGAATGGTGGCATTTTGATTTTTTGGATTGTGTTGGGTTTGAAGTGTTGGACATTCCGTTTGAAGGATTAGAAGATTAG
- a CDS encoding helix-turn-helix domain-containing protein — protein sequence MDNKATKGLVIANSIGEFHELMKFPKPQHPLLSITELSGSKVDSFLLENKFVYDFYMISIKKNIKGTIRYGRQNYDFSEGMMALSSPKQVFSFDDTTDLSELSGWFLIFHADFIRNYDLTKHIKDYGFLSYDVHEALHLSEKEEAVIDSIMKNIQQEYLSPIDRFSQDVMISHIELLLNYANRFYNRQFITRKHSHDDLLIRLENLLKEYFDTNKIQQLGLPTVKYLSFQLNVSPNYLSDMLKTITGQNTQQHIHDWIIERAKEKLSTTSLSVNEISIQLGFEYPQYFSRLFKIKTKLSPIQFRNSFN from the coding sequence ATGGATAATAAAGCAACAAAGGGTTTAGTCATAGCCAATTCCATAGGTGAATTTCATGAATTGATGAAATTTCCCAAGCCACAACATCCTTTGCTAAGCATTACAGAATTGAGTGGTAGCAAAGTAGATTCCTTTCTTTTAGAAAATAAATTTGTTTATGATTTTTATATGATCTCTATCAAGAAAAACATAAAAGGAACAATTCGTTACGGAAGACAAAACTATGATTTCAGTGAAGGTATGATGGCGCTGAGTTCCCCTAAACAAGTATTTTCTTTTGATGATACTACAGATCTTTCCGAATTATCTGGTTGGTTTTTAATCTTTCATGCTGATTTTATCAGGAACTATGATTTAACAAAACACATAAAAGATTATGGTTTTCTTTCTTATGATGTTCATGAAGCCCTTCATTTGTCAGAAAAAGAAGAAGCTGTCATTGATTCTATTATGAAAAACATTCAACAAGAATATCTGTCTCCCATTGATAGGTTCAGCCAAGATGTAATGATTTCTCATATTGAATTATTACTTAATTACGCTAATAGATTTTATAATAGACAATTTATCACCCGCAAACACTCCCATGATGATCTTCTCATCCGATTGGAGAATTTATTAAAAGAATACTTTGACACAAACAAAATTCAACAACTAGGACTTCCTACGGTAAAATATCTTTCCTTTCAGTTAAATGTTTCTCCCAATTATTTAAGCGATATGCTGAAAACAATTACTGGGCAAAATACACAACAACACATCCATGACTGGATTATTGAGAGGGCAAAAGAAAAATTATCAACTACATCTCTATCGGTTAATGAAATTTCCATTCAACTAGGATTCGAATACCCTCAATATTTTAGCAGACTTTTTAAAATAAAAACAAAACTCTCTCCTATACAATTTAGAAACTCATTCAATTGA
- a CDS encoding aldo/keto reductase: protein MTTIRKINLGNQGLVVPIEGLGCMGMTKFAGMNMYGSADETESIATIHRALELGVNFLDTADLYGPQENERLLAKAIKGNRNSYIIATKFGYEIDEKDQLSWQINGRPDYIKKAIERSLKNLGTDYIDLYYLHRLDPKTPIEDTVGAMSELVKEGKIGYIGLSEVSSRTIKRAHVVHPLTAVQREYSLFEREVESSGTLATMNELKIGLVAYSPLSRGFLTGEIKTPDDFEENDFRRNIPRYQGDQFYKNIELVNEIEILAAKKGVSPSQLAIAWILNKDIVAIPGTKRVKYVEDNIAAADIILNKEEMEQLESIVPLGTSTGDPYDATSMTQLDR, encoded by the coding sequence ATGACAACAATTAGAAAAATCAATTTAGGTAACCAGGGACTTGTTGTTCCCATCGAAGGACTCGGTTGTATGGGAATGACAAAATTTGCAGGGATGAATATGTATGGTTCCGCCGATGAAACAGAATCCATTGCAACCATACACCGCGCCTTGGAGCTCGGTGTGAACTTTCTGGATACTGCTGATTTATACGGTCCTCAAGAAAATGAAAGATTGCTGGCAAAAGCGATCAAAGGGAATCGAAATTCATACATCATAGCAACTAAGTTTGGTTATGAGATAGATGAAAAAGACCAACTCTCTTGGCAAATCAATGGCCGACCCGACTATATCAAAAAAGCAATCGAACGGTCACTCAAAAATTTAGGTACAGATTATATTGATCTTTACTATCTACATAGACTTGATCCCAAAACACCAATTGAAGATACAGTGGGTGCAATGTCGGAACTTGTCAAAGAGGGAAAAATTGGTTATATTGGACTTTCCGAAGTATCTTCTAGAACAATCAAACGGGCTCATGTTGTGCATCCTTTAACTGCAGTCCAAAGAGAATACTCATTGTTTGAAAGGGAAGTAGAAAGTTCTGGAACTTTAGCAACAATGAATGAGCTAAAGATCGGGCTTGTCGCTTACTCACCACTCAGTCGAGGTTTTTTAACTGGGGAAATCAAAACTCCAGACGATTTTGAAGAAAATGATTTTAGACGAAATATCCCTCGTTACCAAGGTGATCAGTTTTATAAAAATATTGAATTAGTTAACGAAATTGAAATACTTGCTGCAAAAAAAGGAGTTTCGCCCTCACAGCTAGCAATTGCTTGGATTCTTAACAAAGATATTGTTGCCATTCCTGGAACAAAACGAGTCAAATACGTGGAAGATAATATCGCTGCAGCGGATATAATCTTAAACAAAGAAGAAATGGAACAACTAGAATCCATAGTTCCTTTGGGAACTTCTACAGGGGATCCTTATGATGCGACTTCTATGACACAATTGGACAGATAA